A window of the Nitrosopumilus ureiphilus genome harbors these coding sequences:
- a CDS encoding S-methyl-5'-thioadenosine phosphorylase — MEKDVEIGIFGGTGIYDSGLLENAQEIDIVTPYGKPSDTITVGIFNGRKIAFLPRHGKKHTIPPHMINFKANIWAFKELGVTRIIAPSAVGSLKEELEPGHFALPSQFLDFTKSRKGSFSEEGRVIHISVADPFCPELQSSILQVIENQDLKMHKDCTYICIEGPRFSTKAESKFYRTTGADIIGMTLVPECQLAREAQMCYVSISTVTDYDVWAEKPVTAKEVLETLSKNVEKTKRVLTELIDQIPKTRNCSCAKALEEAEF, encoded by the coding sequence ATGGAAAAAGATGTAGAGATTGGGATTTTTGGAGGAACAGGAATTTATGATTCAGGATTACTTGAAAATGCACAAGAGATTGATATTGTTACACCTTATGGAAAGCCTTCAGATACTATCACTGTAGGAATTTTTAATGGAAGAAAAATTGCTTTTCTTCCAAGACATGGAAAAAAACACACAATTCCCCCACATATGATTAATTTCAAGGCAAACATTTGGGCATTCAAGGAATTAGGAGTTACAAGAATCATCGCACCGTCTGCAGTTGGAAGTCTTAAAGAAGAATTGGAACCAGGACACTTTGCATTGCCATCACAATTTCTAGATTTTACAAAATCTAGAAAAGGTTCGTTTTCAGAAGAAGGAAGAGTTATCCACATTTCTGTTGCAGATCCTTTTTGTCCAGAATTACAATCATCCATTCTTCAAGTTATAGAAAATCAGGATTTGAAAATGCATAAAGATTGTACTTATATCTGCATTGAGGGTCCTCGATTTTCAACCAAAGCAGAATCAAAATTCTACAGAACGACTGGAGCAGATATTATTGGAATGACACTCGTTCCAGAATGCCAGCTAGCACGAGAAGCACAAATGTGTTATGTATCAATTTCAACTGTAACAGATTATGATGTATGGGCAGAAAAACCCGTTACTGCCAAAGAAGTTTTAGAGACACTATCAAAAAATGTAGAGAAAACAAAGAGAGTCTTAACAGAATTAATTGATCAAATCCCTAAAACTAGAAATTGTTCCTGTGCAAAGGCATTAGAAGAAGCAGAATTTTAG
- a CDS encoding adenine phosphoribosyltransferase, which translates to MNLKDKIAEYPNFPKKGILFRDFSPILKDPSALSEIADEFSKYFHTKDIDVFAGIESRGFILACILASRYNKGMMMIRKAGKLPGKTIKLAYTVEYGKDTIEIQKDIIEKEQRVLICDDLLATGGTAKASAKLIEKVGGKIAGFAFIIELTELNGIKGISKYNCKSLVKY; encoded by the coding sequence ATGAATTTAAAAGATAAAATAGCAGAATATCCAAATTTTCCTAAAAAAGGAATTTTATTTAGAGATTTTAGTCCAATTTTGAAGGATCCGTCAGCATTATCTGAAATTGCAGATGAGTTTTCAAAGTATTTTCATACTAAAGATATTGATGTATTTGCAGGAATTGAATCACGTGGATTCATTCTTGCATGTATTTTAGCTTCAAGATACAACAAAGGAATGATGATGATTAGAAAGGCAGGAAAATTACCTGGAAAGACTATAAAATTGGCATATACTGTTGAATATGGAAAAGACACCATTGAAATTCAAAAAGACATTATCGAGAAAGAACAAAGGGTGCTAATCTGCGATGATTTACTGGCTACAGGAGGTACAGCAAAAGCCTCAGCAAAATTAATTGAAAAAGTAGGGGGTAAAATTGCGGGTTTTGCATTCATCATAGAATTAACAGAATTAAATGGAATTAAAGGAATTAGCAAATACAATTGTAAATCATTGGTGAAGTATTAA
- a CDS encoding tetratricopeptide repeat protein, whose protein sequence is MDDINEQKIDVLVDEGYAAEQQGDYAKALECYEKALEIKPNDIYVMNMVGYALTGIGKYPEAVDAFDRVLRIDPKNIHALTSQTEALVMFRDFHTALYQIDKAQKIEPNNIDVLFLKGMTLAGLKKDKEAIHFYDKVIKKSPNHYGAMFRKGVSLYRLEKYGESTKYFDMVLNHNPEFIEALMFKGLALRNRGMFKGALNCLRQTLELNPDTPNIQEAIKSCEERMNFQ, encoded by the coding sequence ATGGATGACATAAATGAACAAAAAATTGATGTATTAGTTGATGAAGGTTATGCAGCCGAACAACAAGGAGATTATGCCAAAGCTTTAGAATGCTATGAAAAAGCCTTAGAGATAAAACCAAACGATATCTATGTTATGAATATGGTTGGATATGCATTAACTGGAATTGGAAAATACCCTGAGGCAGTAGATGCTTTTGATAGGGTATTGAGAATTGATCCAAAAAATATTCATGCACTTACATCTCAAACAGAGGCTCTTGTAATGTTTCGAGATTTTCATACTGCACTTTACCAAATTGATAAAGCCCAAAAAATAGAACCTAATAATATTGACGTGTTATTCTTGAAAGGAATGACATTAGCCGGTTTAAAAAAAGACAAAGAAGCTATACACTTCTATGATAAGGTTATCAAAAAATCTCCAAATCATTATGGTGCAATGTTTAGAAAAGGAGTTTCTCTTTATCGTTTAGAAAAGTATGGTGAATCTACAAAGTATTTTGATATGGTGCTAAATCATAATCCTGAATTTATTGAGGCTCTCATGTTCAAAGGATTGGCATTACGTAATAGGGGAATGTTTAAGGGTGCTCTGAATTGCTTGAGACAAACTCTTGAACTTAATCCAGATACTCCAAATATTCAAGAAGCCATAAAATCATGCGAAGAAAGAATGAATTTTCAATAA
- a CDS encoding AAA family ATPase has translation MRLRKFRVRAYRCIHDSGEITVGDLAAFVGRNESGKTTILQALTLLNRDEQVSELDLCDEMNEELKEEIRLAEGEFDLNQHERELIKEKFPSLPEIKKIKLIRTNRRPKVQYEFEDIELSEDESQGINSWENFSRQILGFLDTIPNHLRIQINTKFFEGPVPKNQETFDSGMAEFSNQFHVIAIQEPKVIEEWEKIYENPENQFSNLLSGESIKTALENFIASDLHPRFVYFSDYKKIYGNINLNEFLREERGERADSIEYIEEFDKAETVRNLFYLAELDMKELDEIKESPSKCIKLLNAASNRLTNKLNPAWKGDPIHVDLRYNPGNIMSVVISDVHKDGTITNTGLLNRRAEGFKWTFSFIVNFAAETQRAELKEALLLLDEPARNLHPTQQMGISDLLKNLAGSNQVLYATHSPFMIFDYTPGNLLVVELDRRKHLSRIFYDYWNADDKTLTPILYGLSRGQVESIVDREIGTNSRPIIIVETMSDAMYLNAFDKFLQDPNISMNPLNVVAAYNKNSVLPLAIFYRNHGYRTFVLLDNSEESKQISAQLVSNEFSSIQTIFFEKEGKKLESIEDYIALEDYLHPVNQTYEIKLRREGFSNLTPEEVASKEGKGVLEKLKKIWQDHREDDWGEFDNEEITRYICEKIALEDTSFLTDKTKDQFRSLYRLIAERIRQYQNIAAKPDPSKFQKAKA, from the coding sequence ATGCGACTTAGAAAATTCAGAGTTAGGGCATATCGTTGTATTCATGATTCTGGAGAGATTACAGTTGGAGATTTAGCTGCCTTTGTTGGTAGAAATGAAAGTGGTAAAACCACCATTCTTCAAGCGTTAACCTTGTTAAACAGAGATGAGCAGGTTTCAGAGTTAGATCTTTGTGATGAAATGAATGAGGAGCTCAAAGAAGAAATTAGATTAGCAGAAGGAGAATTTGATCTAAATCAGCATGAAAGAGAGTTGATAAAAGAAAAATTCCCAAGTTTACCGGAAATTAAAAAAATTAAATTAATTAGGACAAACAGAAGACCAAAAGTTCAATACGAATTCGAAGACATTGAACTTAGTGAAGATGAAAGTCAAGGAATCAATTCATGGGAAAATTTCTCAAGACAGATTCTAGGATTTTTAGATACCATTCCAAACCATCTGAGAATACAAATTAATACAAAATTCTTTGAAGGACCAGTTCCAAAGAATCAAGAGACTTTTGATAGTGGGATGGCAGAATTTAGTAATCAGTTTCACGTAATTGCAATTCAAGAACCAAAAGTTATTGAAGAGTGGGAAAAAATCTATGAAAATCCAGAGAATCAATTTTCAAATTTGCTAAGTGGTGAAAGCATAAAGACTGCCTTGGAGAATTTTATTGCATCTGATTTGCATCCAAGATTTGTCTATTTTTCAGATTATAAAAAAATCTATGGCAACATCAATCTTAATGAATTTCTCAGAGAAGAGAGAGGAGAAAGAGCAGATTCGATTGAATATATTGAAGAATTTGATAAAGCAGAGACTGTAAGAAATCTATTTTATCTTGCGGAACTTGATATGAAAGAACTAGATGAAATAAAAGAGAGTCCTTCAAAATGCATCAAACTTCTAAATGCTGCAAGCAACAGATTAACCAATAAACTGAATCCAGCATGGAAAGGAGATCCCATCCACGTAGATTTGAGATACAATCCAGGTAATATCATGAGTGTGGTAATTTCAGATGTTCACAAAGATGGAACAATAACAAACACAGGATTACTAAACAGAAGAGCAGAGGGATTCAAATGGACATTTTCATTTATTGTAAACTTTGCAGCTGAAACGCAAAGAGCAGAATTAAAAGAAGCATTATTACTTTTAGATGAACCTGCAAGAAATCTTCATCCAACTCAACAAATGGGAATTTCAGACTTGTTGAAAAATTTAGCTGGATCAAACCAAGTTTTGTATGCAACACATTCCCCATTTATGATATTTGATTATACACCAGGCAACTTGCTAGTCGTAGAATTGGACAGAAGAAAACATCTCAGTAGAATCTTTTATGATTATTGGAATGCAGACGATAAAACATTAACACCAATTTTGTATGGATTATCTAGAGGACAAGTTGAATCTATTGTAGATAGGGAAATTGGAACAAACTCCAGACCAATAATTATTGTGGAGACGATGTCAGATGCGATGTATCTTAATGCTTTTGACAAATTTTTACAGGATCCAAATATTTCAATGAACCCTCTCAATGTTGTTGCAGCTTATAACAAAAACTCTGTTTTACCGCTAGCGATTTTCTACAGAAATCATGGCTACAGAACATTTGTATTATTAGATAATTCTGAAGAGTCAAAGCAAATTTCTGCCCAGTTAGTATCAAATGAATTTTCATCCATTCAAACTATTTTCTTTGAAAAGGAAGGAAAGAAACTAGAATCAATTGAAGACTATATTGCACTTGAAGATTATTTGCATCCAGTGAATCAGACTTATGAGATAAAGTTAAGACGCGAAGGATTTTCAAATCTTACTCCTGAAGAGGTTGCATCTAAAGAAGGCAAAGGAGTATTAGAAAAATTGAAAAAAATATGGCAAGACCACAGAGAAGATGATTGGGGGGAATTTGATAATGAAGAAATTACTAGATACATATGTGAAAAAATTGCCCTCGAAGACACTAGTTTTCTTACAGATAAAACCAAGGATCAATTTAGATCATTATACAGATTAATTGCTGAAAGAATAAGACAATATCAGAATATAGCTGCCAAGCCTGACCCTAGTAAATTTCAAAAGGCCAAGGCTTAA
- a CDS encoding CFI-box-CTERM domain-containing protein, whose product MDKKITSLFFVFILLSLITLSPPVEIFAQSPKIPYKQLGWSNFQGTPGVWPENYKGEKSDFSAFTWTNLSGNWKFKKIDSGSCRYEITQVDGTASFYPTDSWVKEDAKNSKNNQYLLNHEQRHLDITEIQARGFEHDLLGKTFSCPDGVFDSEKINKITVQIFQTYVDGMTDMNALYDDETGHSTNKNKQEDWNLKIDCMLQNNGPTNYCLSLTSDEEQEIQVPQPIEPIPPKAEPIPAPSEKITGNLVLNDNSFTVSRTHTSQVTVSGEVESYERGTPFVLTITYPDGTQKTQGTVVTRNGDFQSILLTLDHNSQQGTYSVKGYYGNERFNSVSFTVTTKPPLSQSTVQLPKSLQSFQTFTSDEYEFSIDYPNNWFVNDQIYHDENWVGIVSFSPTLEGDAFFGVSIIDDTYRITGLSGNQYLNDLIQEEKQSCASLSIQEDGLSCSDFELIQSDILTEDGLSAYAIAFYYSTLDSVGVMEDRIYLETEIPINNQAWQFVYDSSLEEWDLYSELYAEMIGSMNIFELEQESTLPTDTFTTYESNYGFSINYPSDWYVDDEVIQDENYFTYVWFTPEFNNYDTQISVSKYENDLDYRGLNTKQYIDKLDDDYQSKCNEATLDTDGYTCKNFSLLDKGSTITNKGQTMYYIVYFQDETYSDGSTFNAASARYEILDNADTWEIGLFTAKDDLLNMPQEILENAITSFSVTKKPSTMSQPKSDKGGCLIATATYGSELAPQVQQLRELRDNSLLQTESGISFMETFNDFYYSFSPIIADYERENPLFKEMVKITITPMISSLSILNYVDMDSEIEVLGYGISLILLNVGMYFVTPAIVIVMFRKFFFNKLSTDEHG is encoded by the coding sequence ATGGATAAAAAAATTACATCATTATTCTTCGTTTTCATTTTGCTGTCTTTGATCACATTATCTCCTCCAGTTGAAATTTTTGCCCAGTCTCCAAAAATTCCATACAAACAATTAGGTTGGTCAAATTTTCAGGGAACACCTGGTGTGTGGCCTGAAAACTATAAAGGAGAAAAAAGTGATTTTTCAGCTTTTACATGGACAAATTTATCTGGAAACTGGAAATTTAAGAAAATAGACTCTGGTAGTTGTAGGTATGAAATTACCCAAGTTGACGGCACTGCATCATTTTATCCTACTGATTCTTGGGTGAAAGAAGATGCAAAAAATAGTAAGAATAATCAGTATCTGTTAAATCACGAACAAAGACATTTGGATATAACAGAAATTCAAGCAAGAGGATTTGAACACGACTTGCTAGGTAAAACATTTTCATGTCCAGATGGGGTTTTTGACAGTGAAAAAATAAATAAAATTACAGTTCAAATTTTTCAAACATATGTAGATGGTATGACAGACATGAATGCACTTTATGATGATGAGACAGGACACAGCACGAATAAAAATAAACAAGAAGATTGGAATTTAAAAATTGATTGCATGTTGCAAAACAACGGTCCAACAAATTACTGTTTAAGCCTCACCTCCGATGAGGAACAAGAAATACAAGTGCCACAACCAATAGAGCCGATACCACCTAAGGCTGAACCAATACCTGCTCCATCTGAAAAAATAACTGGTAATCTTGTTCTAAATGATAATTCATTTACAGTTTCAAGGACACATACCTCACAAGTTACCGTTTCAGGAGAAGTTGAATCTTATGAAAGAGGCACTCCTTTTGTTTTGACAATAACATATCCTGATGGAACACAAAAAACTCAAGGAACAGTGGTAACACGAAATGGTGATTTTCAATCTATTCTTCTTACGCTTGATCATAATTCACAACAAGGAACCTATTCTGTAAAAGGTTATTATGGAAATGAACGATTCAACTCTGTCTCATTTACTGTGACCACTAAACCCCCTCTATCTCAGAGTACCGTACAATTACCAAAATCTCTACAGTCTTTTCAGACTTTTACAAGTGATGAATATGAGTTTTCAATTGACTATCCAAATAATTGGTTTGTAAATGATCAAATTTATCACGATGAAAATTGGGTGGGAATAGTTTCGTTTTCTCCAACCCTGGAGGGGGATGCATTTTTTGGCGTTTCAATAATAGATGATACGTATAGAATTACTGGTCTTTCGGGTAATCAATATCTAAATGATCTAATACAAGAAGAAAAACAATCATGTGCATCGCTTTCAATCCAAGAAGATGGATTATCATGCAGCGATTTTGAGTTAATCCAGTCAGATATTTTAACAGAAGATGGACTTTCTGCATATGCTATTGCCTTTTACTATTCTACTTTAGATTCTGTGGGGGTTATGGAAGATCGCATTTATCTTGAAACTGAAATTCCAATTAATAATCAGGCTTGGCAATTTGTTTATGATTCATCATTAGAGGAGTGGGATCTTTACAGTGAACTATATGCAGAAATGATTGGTTCTATGAATATTTTTGAATTAGAACAAGAATCAACTTTGCCCACAGATACATTTACTACGTATGAAAGCAATTACGGTTTTTCGATAAATTATCCATCTGATTGGTACGTTGATGATGAAGTTATACAAGACGAAAATTATTTCACCTATGTTTGGTTTACTCCTGAATTTAATAACTATGATACTCAGATTTCGGTATCAAAATACGAAAATGACTTGGATTATAGAGGATTAAACACTAAGCAATACATTGACAAGCTTGACGATGATTATCAAAGTAAATGTAACGAGGCAACTTTAGATACTGATGGATATACTTGTAAAAATTTTTCTTTACTTGACAAGGGCAGTACTATCACAAACAAAGGTCAAACAATGTACTATATTGTTTATTTTCAAGATGAGACATATTCAGACGGTTCTACTTTTAATGCAGCTTCTGCAAGATATGAAATTCTAGATAATGCCGATACTTGGGAGATTGGTTTGTTTACCGCTAAAGATGATTTGTTAAACATGCCTCAAGAAATTCTAGAAAACGCAATCACTTCATTTTCAGTAACAAAAAAACCCTCTACAATGTCTCAGCCTAAATCAGATAAAGGTGGTTGTCTCATTGCCACTGCAACTTATGGCTCAGAACTAGCACCACAGGTTCAACAACTACGAGAGTTAAGAGATAATTCATTATTACAAACGGAATCAGGAATTTCATTCATGGAAACATTCAATGATTTCTATTATTCATTTTCACCAATAATTGCTGATTATGAACGTGAAAATCCATTATTCAAAGAAATGGTCAAGATTACAATTACTCCAATGATTTCTAGTTTGTCTATTTTGAATTATGTGGATATGGATTCAGAGATTGAAGTTTTAGGTTATGGAATTAGTTTGATATTACTTAATGTTGGAATGTATTTTGTCACACCTGCTATTGTAATTGTCATGTTTAGAAAGTTCTTTTTTAACAAATTATCCACAGATGAACATGGATGA
- a CDS encoding tyrosine-type recombinase/integrase: MPNQCKRRLYKTRETRITHISSEAVSALRDYLSRKKIEIKNERYLFLFQHGDGLEILKKKTSQKCSSTCHNLEKQLSTVLKNIPEISEKNENGRNSIYFHALRAWFKTQVTDAHQSDFAEALMDHKSLKLVYYCQNDKDRAQTYLDVEYALTIAETEKIDNNY; encoded by the coding sequence ATACCAAATCAATGCAAGCGCAGACTCTACAAGACAAGAGAGACTAGAATTACTCATATCTCATCTGAAGCAGTAAGTGCTCTTAGAGATTATCTATCTAGAAAGAAAATAGAGATAAAAAATGAAAGATATTTGTTTTTATTCCAACACGGAGACGGACTGGAGATTCTCAAAAAAAAGACTAGTCAAAAGTGTTCATCAACATGCCATAATCTAGAAAAGCAGTTATCAACAGTATTGAAGAACATTCCTGAGATTTCTGAAAAAAATGAGAACGGTAGAAATTCTATCTATTTTCATGCCCTTCGTGCATGGTTTAAAACACAGGTGACGGATGCACATCAATCTGATTTTGCAGAAGCATTGATGGATCACAAGTCTCTAAAATTAGTGTATTATTGCCAAAATGATAAAGATAGAGCACAAACATATCTTGATGTGGAATATGCACTGACAATTGCAGAAACTGAAAAGATTGATAATAATTATTAA
- a CDS encoding biofilm-associated protein, whose amino-acid sequence MHKSSVRGIVLSIAVLLSITFTVVPSYAEEIDVTSIALEETTIIELTNEQNEDINTFRIWVSSDFNFKSFKTEKGWVGEKTPQGVIVFTSSEPIKKGESVKFGVKTDKVNSGINWKALDSKNKQIDTGKVLPKELSKVTQNPDNGQVEKSTGPSISAESIFRIVPEKPNIGSSIRVTGDKFGVSQEFDFYINSKKIGSFVTDKDGHFMTTMKIPEEQKADRADFIIKDKEGEEKKLSLRIGEIPNRIPPENIKLTVQGIPNIVHRGDLLEIFGTGSPGKGISITITSPDGEVIRTRTTEVDSKGNWELEPLLVPLDRPFGKYMGVISDGKQNESISWTIESDKVIIITPTSLKFEPGEIIRFNGTALPNKSIELVLEDPLGTEIFSDIIEIDESGSIEFEFPTTQSTAEGTYTLIATQEKKKELIFVGLGQLPTIPVNLEFDKLNYKSGDSAIISLTGKASEIINLLIIDPSDKPKGESQSIKLAADGRASITLDLKGYATGVYTAVISKGGEQSEEIFTVGLLTGSGEININTTKLSYHTGDPILILGNTAPNVLLTVTMTDPDGKIVKTKETFSNKNGKISEGSFRIPSDGKSGTWTLKATSGSNFDNTDIEVQAVATEGMIVSITEGADIPGYGKTVNISIVGAQQTVQIEIIGENNNVIEELSFPASKSGEIKQPWIVPKDTEPGIYTIKAKDAFNSAETTFEIK is encoded by the coding sequence ATGCACAAATCCTCAGTGAGAGGAATCGTCCTTTCAATTGCAGTATTACTTTCAATAACATTTACAGTTGTTCCATCTTATGCAGAGGAAATTGATGTAACAAGTATCGCTTTAGAAGAAACTACAATTATTGAATTAACAAATGAACAAAATGAGGATATCAATACTTTCAGAATTTGGGTTAGTAGTGATTTTAATTTCAAATCTTTTAAAACTGAAAAAGGGTGGGTAGGAGAGAAAACACCCCAAGGAGTAATTGTTTTCACATCATCTGAACCAATCAAAAAAGGCGAATCTGTGAAATTTGGTGTTAAAACAGATAAAGTAAATTCAGGAATTAATTGGAAAGCATTAGACAGTAAAAACAAACAAATTGACACAGGTAAAGTATTACCAAAAGAATTATCAAAAGTGACTCAAAATCCAGATAATGGTCAAGTTGAAAAAAGTACAGGGCCCAGCATTTCTGCAGAATCAATCTTTAGAATAGTTCCAGAAAAACCAAACATAGGTTCATCAATTAGAGTTACAGGAGATAAATTTGGAGTATCCCAAGAATTTGATTTTTACATCAATTCAAAAAAGATTGGAAGTTTTGTGACAGATAAAGATGGACACTTTATGACTACAATGAAAATTCCAGAGGAGCAAAAGGCAGATAGAGCAGATTTTATTATCAAGGATAAAGAAGGTGAAGAAAAAAAACTCAGTCTTAGAATAGGTGAGATACCAAATAGAATTCCACCAGAAAATATCAAACTCACAGTACAAGGTATTCCAAATATTGTGCATAGGGGAGATTTATTAGAGATTTTTGGAACAGGTTCTCCAGGCAAAGGAATTTCAATAACGATCACTTCACCAGATGGAGAAGTAATCAGGACAAGAACAACAGAAGTTGATAGTAAAGGAAACTGGGAATTAGAACCACTCTTAGTTCCATTGGATAGGCCCTTTGGCAAATACATGGGTGTTATTTCAGATGGAAAGCAAAATGAATCGATTAGCTGGACAATCGAATCAGACAAAGTAATCATCATTACACCCACTAGTTTGAAATTTGAACCAGGGGAAATTATTAGATTTAATGGAACCGCACTACCAAACAAATCAATTGAATTAGTATTAGAAGATCCTTTAGGAACAGAAATATTTTCAGATATTATTGAAATTGATGAATCAGGAAGTATAGAGTTTGAATTTCCAACTACTCAAAGCACTGCAGAAGGAACTTACACATTAATTGCAACGCAAGAAAAAAAGAAAGAATTAATTTTTGTAGGATTAGGGCAGTTACCCACAATTCCAGTTAACTTGGAGTTTGATAAATTAAATTATAAATCAGGGGACAGTGCCATTATTTCACTAACAGGAAAGGCATCAGAAATCATTAATTTGTTAATTATTGATCCCTCGGATAAACCAAAAGGAGAATCCCAATCCATTAAACTGGCAGCTGATGGAAGAGCAAGTATCACTCTTGATTTGAAAGGGTATGCGACAGGAGTATACACTGCAGTTATTAGTAAAGGAGGAGAACAAAGTGAAGAAATTTTCACAGTTGGTTTGCTAACAGGTTCAGGAGAGATCAATATCAACACTACAAAACTAAGTTATCATACAGGTGATCCAATTTTGATTTTAGGCAATACAGCACCAAATGTTCTTCTAACTGTAACTATGACTGATCCAGATGGGAAGATAGTAAAAACAAAAGAGACATTTTCAAACAAAAATGGGAAAATTTCTGAGGGTTCATTTAGGATCCCTTCAGATGGTAAATCAGGAACATGGACACTAAAGGCAACAAGTGGTTCAAATTTTGACAATACAGATATCGAAGTTCAAGCAGTTGCAACAGAAGGAATGATAGTCTCAATTACAGAAGGAGCAGATATTCCAGGATATGGAAAGACAGTAAATATCTCCATAGTAGGAGCTCAACAAACAGTACAAATAGAAATTATTGGAGAAAATAATAATGTGATTGAAGAATTATCATTTCCTGCATCAAAATCAGGAGAAATTAAGCAACCATGGATCGTGCCTAAAGATACTGAACCTGGAATATATACAATAAAAGCAAAAGATGCGTTTAATTCAGCTGAAACTACTTTTGAGATAAAATAG
- a CDS encoding helix-turn-helix domain-containing protein, with protein MDFSKIENDLISEIKLQPVQAKVYLLITCHGKMSAAKIAEKLDISQGDAQKASKDLMILGAFIDITESEFEAMHPRFTAVNMYRRMCERENIAFGRNKIVDNIGVILEKPYDDARTK; from the coding sequence ATGGATTTCTCAAAAATTGAAAATGATTTGATCTCTGAAATTAAATTACAACCTGTTCAAGCCAAAGTGTATTTACTAATTACATGTCATGGAAAAATGTCTGCAGCAAAAATTGCTGAAAAATTAGACATATCTCAAGGAGATGCTCAAAAAGCATCTAAGGATTTAATGATTCTGGGAGCTTTTATTGATATTACTGAAAGTGAATTTGAGGCAATGCATCCTAGATTTACTGCAGTTAATATGTATAGAAGAATGTGTGAGCGAGAAAATATTGCCTTTGGACGAAATAAAATTGTTGATAATATAGGGGTAATTTTAGAAAAGCCTTACGATGATGCAAGAACTAAATAA